A portion of the Halogeometricum sp. S1BR25-6 genome contains these proteins:
- a CDS encoding ubiquinol-cytochrome c reductase iron-sulfur subunit, whose protein sequence is MSDKYPDDSGRRRFVKGVVGGATLAGVGATTAAAVNSATMSSGSGGGTTQAMAIENIAGPAPRGMPQIPIEIDSEGYLKGVWPEVKTIEENGVQIQVAETENYKGSGVTYTSEWFQYCGVESYGGIDPEYDSDNYFISGAAPGYTWQSDAYSEGDRLHVDDFSDYQTWSNDVGDPGLGKPATGRWRSEEAENVIPIQVIRSEEIEQMAQDDPWVQASTQEGFVAWLNKCTHFCCVPGYKTEGSGKFNAANDVYCQCHQSVYDPFSLVETLFVARPRPSE, encoded by the coding sequence ATGAGCGATAAGTACCCGGACGACTCGGGTCGCCGCCGGTTCGTCAAGGGTGTCGTGGGGGGCGCGACACTTGCCGGCGTCGGCGCGACGACCGCGGCCGCCGTCAACTCAGCAACGATGTCGAGCGGGAGCGGTGGCGGGACCACCCAGGCGATGGCCATCGAGAACATCGCCGGCCCCGCCCCGCGCGGAATGCCGCAGATTCCCATCGAAATCGACAGCGAGGGCTACCTCAAGGGCGTCTGGCCCGAGGTCAAGACCATCGAGGAGAACGGGGTCCAGATTCAGGTCGCCGAGACGGAGAACTACAAGGGCTCCGGCGTGACCTACACCTCGGAGTGGTTCCAGTACTGCGGCGTCGAGTCCTACGGCGGCATCGACCCCGAGTACGACTCAGACAACTACTTCATCTCCGGGGCCGCTCCCGGCTACACGTGGCAGTCCGACGCCTACTCGGAGGGTGACCGACTCCACGTCGACGACTTCTCCGACTACCAGACGTGGTCGAACGACGTCGGCGACCCCGGACTCGGAAAGCCGGCGACCGGTCGCTGGCGGTCCGAGGAAGCGGAGAACGTCATCCCGATTCAGGTCATCCGCTCGGAGGAGATAGAGCAGATGGCGCAGGACGACCCGTGGGTGCAGGCGTCCACGCAGGAGGGCTTCGTCGCGTGGCTGAACAAGTGTACGCACTTCTGCTGCGTGCCCGGGTACAAGACCGAAGGGTCCGGGAAGTTCAACGCCGCGAACGACGTCTACTGTCAGTGCCACCAGTCGGTGTACGACCCGTTCAGTCTCGTCGAGACACTGTTCGTCGCGCGTCCGCGTCCCAGCGAGTAA
- a CDS encoding ubiquitin-like small modifier protein 1, with amino-acid sequence MTTVRWRLFADLAEVAGDRETTVTVADDATVEDALDALLDGRDGLRVRVFDDGTLAEHVNLLCNGEAASLSDSVSENDELALFPPVSGG; translated from the coding sequence ATGACGACCGTACGGTGGCGACTGTTCGCGGACCTCGCGGAAGTCGCCGGCGACCGGGAGACGACGGTCACCGTCGCCGACGACGCGACGGTCGAAGACGCCCTCGACGCCCTCTTGGACGGCCGCGACGGCCTCCGCGTCCGCGTCTTCGACGACGGAACGCTCGCCGAGCACGTCAACCTCCTGTGCAACGGCGAGGCGGCGTCGCTCTCCGATTCGGTCTCCGAGAACGACGAACTCGCGCTGTTCCCGCCGGTCAGCGGCGGCTGA
- a CDS encoding potassium transporter TrkA, whose amino-acid sequence MTLLLQLDAVIRSAAVLLNDIALIASLAVGAAAVAAAAALVHRWYTREPIPRWLASLFGGTPAAVYISGIGLLDTITDPTRAADVFEPSTMLLNSTVLVAAVAVSPAGRAVGDRVATDVFAFAGTSAVDAEVGRIVRTVGRVAAVELPEDPDNIGDIDGYDPVPRARKEAMAGKRLLFPRRLTDAELTDRLVTRIKEDYGIGHVDVELDEAGDVSFLALGRRVAGLGPTMPPGVAAVAVRADPGAGASAGDAVQLWRTGEDGAPERVVGAELRATAGDVATVILDESDAQRLDRGEEYRLLTLPSDPGAEHEFTSLLRSADETMERVTVELGSDLVGATLGNLDATVVAVRGADEDEAVDAIPARARELAAGDELFIVARPETVRRISRFAAAPEADDGDGGDSAGTPASPASDSADDD is encoded by the coding sequence GTGACCCTTCTGCTCCAACTCGACGCCGTGATCCGGTCCGCCGCCGTCCTCCTCAACGACATCGCCCTCATCGCCAGCCTCGCGGTGGGGGCCGCGGCCGTCGCCGCGGCGGCGGCCCTCGTCCACCGGTGGTACACCAGAGAGCCGATTCCGCGGTGGCTGGCCTCCCTCTTCGGCGGGACGCCCGCCGCGGTGTACATCAGCGGTATCGGCCTCCTCGACACGATAACGGACCCGACCCGGGCGGCGGACGTGTTCGAACCCTCGACGATGCTCCTGAACTCGACCGTACTCGTCGCCGCCGTCGCCGTCTCGCCGGCCGGCCGGGCGGTCGGGGACCGCGTCGCCACCGACGTGTTCGCCTTCGCCGGCACGAGCGCCGTCGACGCCGAGGTGGGCCGCATCGTCCGCACGGTGGGGCGCGTCGCGGCGGTCGAACTCCCCGAAGACCCCGACAATATCGGCGACATCGACGGCTACGACCCCGTTCCCCGCGCCCGCAAGGAGGCGATGGCTGGCAAGCGCCTCCTCTTCCCCCGACGGTTGACCGACGCGGAACTCACCGACCGCCTCGTCACGCGCATCAAGGAAGACTACGGCATCGGCCACGTCGACGTGGAGTTGGACGAGGCGGGCGACGTGTCCTTCCTCGCTCTCGGCCGGCGCGTCGCCGGGTTGGGACCGACGATGCCCCCCGGCGTCGCCGCCGTCGCCGTCCGCGCGGACCCGGGTGCGGGGGCCTCGGCGGGCGACGCCGTGCAACTGTGGCGGACGGGCGAGGACGGCGCCCCCGAACGCGTTGTCGGCGCGGAACTCCGGGCGACGGCGGGCGACGTGGCCACCGTCATCCTCGACGAGTCGGACGCCCAGCGGTTGGACCGCGGGGAGGAGTACCGCCTTCTCACGCTCCCCTCGGACCCCGGCGCGGAGCACGAGTTCACCTCGCTGCTCAGGAGCGCCGACGAGACGATGGAGCGGGTAACCGTCGAACTGGGGAGCGACCTCGTCGGCGCGACGCTCGGCAACCTGGACGCAACCGTCGTCGCCGTCCGGGGCGCGGACGAAGACGAGGCCGTCGACGCCATCCCGGCGCGGGCGCGCGAACTCGCCGCCGGCGACGAACTGTTCATCGTCGCCCGGCCCGAGACGGTTCGCCGCATCTCGCGGTTCGCCGCCGCGCCGGAGGCCGACGACGGCGACGGCGGCGACTCCGCGGGGACGCCGGCGTCGCCCGCATCCGACTCCGCGGACGACGACTGA
- a CDS encoding potassium channel family protein — protein sequence MASLPVELLYGLYLGALAGFVPALVAWALGFAFRYFTGITIPGLAVAGLGVAIAGLSGGILALADPEVTLSQNQVRLSVALLIVLMVTFYAHGLGDRMGANLPRKLSLRELTARTLSSDVVELVGGRGQVRVSVVGEVADVEGYQPLSASVREEIRGGEWTFPADVPLVELETRVEDRLRTEFDLAEVEVTLDERARASVAAAPGMSGLSKRLAPGERAVSTTALVPTGTARGDEVTVLAGGESFPATVLGIVDDVETKKSDDAPASAATDGGGDLRSDGGERIRDSRISSELRSDGGLDVAPTETVPTATGGEARVTLAVRRQQASKVLSTDDVALLVRSRGVRSEFELVTLLRRAGKRFRRLSAREGGVLDGVTLGEATVRDRYDVVILGVRHEGKWTIAPRGTQRVDPGDDLVVVGAYPDLAAFAEVVA from the coding sequence ATGGCATCCCTCCCCGTCGAACTGCTCTACGGTCTCTACCTCGGTGCGCTGGCCGGGTTCGTCCCCGCGCTCGTGGCCTGGGCGCTCGGGTTCGCGTTCCGGTACTTCACGGGTATCACGATACCCGGACTGGCAGTCGCCGGTCTCGGCGTCGCAATCGCCGGTCTGAGCGGCGGCATCCTCGCGCTCGCCGACCCGGAAGTCACGCTCTCGCAGAACCAAGTGCGGCTGTCCGTCGCCCTCCTCATCGTCCTGATGGTGACGTTCTACGCGCACGGCCTCGGCGACCGGATGGGCGCGAACCTCCCGCGGAAGCTCTCCTTGCGCGAACTCACCGCGCGGACGCTCTCCTCCGACGTCGTCGAACTCGTCGGCGGCCGGGGACAGGTGCGCGTGAGCGTCGTCGGCGAGGTGGCCGACGTCGAGGGCTACCAGCCGCTGTCGGCGTCGGTCCGCGAGGAGATTCGGGGCGGCGAGTGGACGTTCCCCGCCGACGTGCCGCTGGTCGAACTGGAGACGCGCGTGGAGGACCGCCTCCGAACCGAGTTCGACCTCGCGGAGGTCGAGGTGACGCTGGACGAACGCGCGCGGGCGTCCGTCGCCGCCGCACCGGGGATGAGCGGGCTCTCGAAGCGCCTCGCTCCCGGCGAACGCGCCGTCTCCACCACCGCGTTGGTACCGACGGGCACCGCCCGCGGCGACGAGGTGACGGTGCTCGCGGGCGGGGAGTCCTTCCCGGCGACGGTCCTCGGCATCGTCGACGACGTCGAGACGAAGAAGTCCGACGACGCGCCGGCGTCCGCGGCGACGGACGGCGGCGGCGACCTGCGGTCCGACGGGGGTGAGCGAATCCGCGATTCGCGAATCTCGTCGGAGCTCCGCTCCGACGGAGGCCTCGACGTCGCTCCCACCGAGACGGTCCCCACGGCGACCGGCGGCGAGGCGCGCGTGACGCTCGCGGTCCGGCGCCAGCAGGCCTCGAAAGTGCTCTCGACGGACGACGTGGCGCTTCTCGTCCGGTCGCGCGGCGTCCGCAGCGAGTTCGAGTTGGTGACGCTGCTCCGGCGGGCGGGCAAGCGGTTCCGGCGGCTCTCGGCCCGCGAGGGCGGCGTCCTCGACGGCGTGACGCTCGGGGAGGCGACCGTCCGCGACCGGTACGACGTCGTCATCCTCGGCGTCCGCCACGAGGGGAAGTGGACCATCGCGCCGCGCGGCACTCAGCGGGTGGACCCCGGCGACGACTTGGTGGTCGTCGGCGCCTACCCCGACCTCGCGGCGTTCGCCGAGGTGGTGGCGTGA
- a CDS encoding cupin domain-containing protein, with amino-acid sequence MTDSTDSAVRPVTLADAFDSFEETWSPRLAAELNGQTVKLAKMEDAFVWHSHPDADELFLVVDGSVTLELREQANVTLGAGELAVVPRGVEHRPVSEAGANVLLFEPSGTENTGDAEDGAMTADVRDL; translated from the coding sequence ATGACAGACTCGACCGACTCGGCGGTTCGCCCGGTGACTCTCGCGGACGCCTTCGACTCCTTCGAGGAGACGTGGTCGCCGCGCCTCGCCGCTGAGCTGAACGGACAGACCGTGAAGCTGGCGAAGATGGAGGACGCCTTCGTCTGGCACAGTCACCCCGACGCGGACGAACTGTTCCTCGTCGTCGATGGGTCGGTGACGCTCGAACTCCGCGAACAGGCAAACGTGACGCTGGGGGCGGGCGAACTCGCCGTCGTCCCGCGCGGCGTCGAGCACCGACCCGTCTCGGAGGCCGGGGCGAACGTCCTGCTGTTCGAGCCGTCGGGAACGGAGAACACCGGCGACGCCGAGGACGGGGCGATGACGGCCGACGTCCGCGACCTCTGA
- a CDS encoding NAD-binding protein: protein MRLEREWVGARASMVLTLFVGVLSVVTGIANIGVSADVADFVLFGVTFPGYVQQVAAFTGTLTGFVLLVAAFGLRRRLRAAWYATMLLFPITAAQGALQSTQLSFPLIGLSAVAFVVVGLNFGAYDRELELTTTQLAALSALAGAQAYGTVGAYALREEFGDVETLLDAFYFSLVTGSTVGYGDITPATAVGKLFTLSVMLVTVSSFAAVLGVVFTPLIEARLSKALGRMTEEQLDLLENHVLVLGYGDLTEPILEELTAKADVLILTEDEERTRRLTERGYTVLTADPSDEESQHRGRVESARAVVVATNNDAEDALGILTARQLNPDVTIVAAASQRENVNKLKRAGADTVISPATLGAHFLAESALGGEGVEELERRLMSGDPSQADEAMQEALGGDDGDGDDDGTDGDGGDEREENGRRKGEN, encoded by the coding sequence ATGAGGCTCGAACGGGAGTGGGTGGGCGCCCGCGCGTCGATGGTGCTGACGCTCTTCGTCGGCGTCCTCTCGGTCGTCACGGGCATCGCCAACATCGGCGTCAGCGCCGACGTGGCCGACTTCGTGCTGTTCGGCGTCACCTTTCCCGGCTACGTCCAGCAGGTGGCGGCGTTCACCGGGACGCTCACCGGGTTCGTCCTCCTCGTCGCCGCCTTCGGCCTCCGGCGACGCCTGCGGGCGGCGTGGTACGCGACGATGCTGCTGTTCCCCATCACCGCCGCGCAGGGGGCGCTCCAGTCGACGCAGCTATCCTTTCCCCTCATCGGCCTCTCGGCGGTGGCGTTCGTCGTCGTCGGGCTGAACTTCGGCGCGTACGACCGCGAGTTGGAACTGACGACGACGCAGCTAGCCGCTCTCTCGGCTCTCGCGGGCGCGCAGGCGTACGGCACCGTCGGCGCGTACGCGCTCCGCGAGGAGTTCGGGGACGTCGAGACGCTCCTCGACGCGTTCTACTTCTCCTTGGTCACCGGCAGCACCGTCGGCTACGGCGACATTACGCCCGCGACCGCGGTCGGGAAGCTGTTCACCCTCTCGGTGATGCTCGTCACCGTCTCCTCGTTCGCCGCCGTCCTCGGCGTCGTCTTCACCCCGCTCATCGAAGCGCGACTCTCCAAAGCACTCGGACGCATGACAGAAGAACAACTCGACCTCCTCGAAAACCACGTCCTCGTTCTCGGCTACGGGGACCTGACGGAACCGATACTCGAAGAACTCACCGCGAAGGCGGACGTCCTCATCCTCACCGAGGACGAAGAGCGCACCCGACGACTCACCGAACGCGGCTACACCGTCCTCACCGCCGACCCGAGCGACGAGGAGTCCCAGCACCGCGGGCGCGTCGAGTCCGCGCGGGCCGTCGTCGTCGCCACGAACAACGACGCCGAGGACGCCCTCGGCATCCTGACGGCGCGGCAACTCAACCCCGATGTGACCATCGTCGCCGCCGCCAGCCAACGGGAGAACGTGAACAAACTGAAGCGCGCCGGCGCCGACACCGTCATCAGTCCGGCGACGCTCGGGGCGCACTTCCTCGCGGAGTCGGCGCTCGGCGGCGAGGGCGTCGAGGAACTGGAGCGGCGGTTGATGAGCGGAGACCCCTCGCAGGCGGACGAAGCGATGCAGGAGGCGCTCGGCGGCGACGACGGCGATGGCGATGACGATGGCACCGATGGCGACGGCGGCGACGAACGCGAGGAGAACGGAAGGCGCAAAGGCGAGAACTGA
- a CDS encoding universal stress protein has protein sequence MSRLRRYAAHVAARLSTLGARARRIERRELSEFRRWLENTSNLLHLSILLFVPLLIGLVTFLTGRLQTLSYLLFPPLASGTYTLFSDPEGRYSSPTKFVGSLTVGAVCGLAALWFTMMVYGQAQSAVPHAESAALAVFLTGVVTWAADLEAPSAFSTALLALVSSPGTPLSQTAGAVAYVVNIFLASSIIAGAFVVWRERLYERRARYLYETVRGDDHVLVPMRGEHATRTALFGARLAAAHDAGKVVLLGLVEESDQRLVEVEGNDIATSEGANEELTDEADETVTELESCAADIRTRVGVPCEVVVAAGESVPTTLDAARNANCDLVVTPYEEDRGLLSDYVRGIFRGPTDAVAFRSVGETRRWRRVLVLVSRPGDTAHAMIDFATRLAGRNGVVSVTTCISNEVERRRAESRLADFAETADGPIETRVSRADVQSFIAANAGSYDLLVLGSSQDRSAASRFVAPPTFERLHEVECDVAVFDRGDP, from the coding sequence ATGTCTCGACTCCGCCGGTACGCGGCGCACGTCGCGGCGCGCCTCAGCACCCTCGGCGCGCGCGCTCGGCGGATAGAGCGACGGGAACTCTCGGAGTTCCGACGGTGGCTGGAGAACACGAGCAACCTGCTGCATCTCTCCATCCTCCTGTTCGTCCCGCTTCTCATCGGGCTCGTCACGTTCCTCACCGGTCGGCTCCAGACGCTGTCGTACCTGCTGTTCCCGCCGCTGGCGTCGGGCACGTACACGCTGTTCTCGGACCCCGAGGGGCGATACTCCAGTCCGACGAAGTTCGTCGGGAGCCTCACCGTCGGCGCGGTGTGCGGACTCGCGGCCCTGTGGTTCACCATGATGGTGTACGGGCAGGCGCAGTCGGCCGTACCGCACGCCGAGAGCGCCGCGTTAGCGGTGTTTCTCACCGGCGTCGTGACGTGGGCCGCCGACCTCGAAGCGCCCTCCGCGTTCTCGACGGCGCTCCTGGCGCTGGTTTCGAGTCCCGGTACGCCCCTCTCGCAGACGGCGGGCGCCGTCGCGTACGTCGTCAACATCTTCCTCGCGTCGAGCATCATCGCGGGCGCGTTCGTCGTCTGGCGCGAGCGACTGTACGAACGGCGCGCCCGCTACCTCTACGAGACGGTCCGCGGCGACGACCACGTGCTCGTCCCGATGCGCGGCGAGCACGCCACCCGAACCGCCCTGTTCGGCGCGCGCCTCGCCGCCGCCCACGACGCCGGGAAGGTGGTGCTGCTCGGTCTCGTCGAGGAGTCCGACCAGCGACTCGTCGAAGTCGAGGGAAACGACATCGCGACGAGCGAGGGGGCGAACGAGGAACTCACCGACGAAGCCGACGAGACGGTCACGGAACTGGAGTCGTGCGCCGCCGATATCCGCACCCGTGTCGGCGTCCCCTGCGAAGTGGTCGTCGCCGCGGGCGAGTCGGTGCCCACGACGCTCGACGCCGCGCGGAACGCCAACTGCGACCTCGTGGTGACGCCGTACGAGGAGGACCGGGGCCTGCTCTCGGACTACGTGCGCGGCATCTTCCGCGGACCGACGGACGCCGTGGCGTTCCGCTCGGTCGGCGAGACGCGGCGCTGGCGGCGCGTCCTCGTTCTCGTCTCCCGCCCCGGCGACACCGCCCACGCGATGATAGACTTCGCCACCCGACTCGCCGGCCGGAACGGCGTCGTCAGCGTCACCACCTGCATCTCGAACGAGGTGGAGCGCCGACGGGCGGAGTCGCGGCTGGCGGACTTCGCGGAGACGGCCGACGGCCCAATCGAGACGCGCGTCTCGCGGGCGGACGTGCAATCGTTCATCGCCGCAAACGCCGGGTCGTACGACCTCCTGGTTCTCGGGTCCAGTCAGGACCGTTCGGCCGCCTCGCGGTTCGTCGCGCCGCCGACGTTCGAGCGACTTCACGAGGTGGAGTGCGACGTGGCCGTCTTCGACCGCGGCGACCCCTGA
- a CDS encoding nucleoside phosphorylase — MAKQPHLLVEEGDVEDVALIPGDPGRVDRIAKQCENVEEVAQNREYKVVNATYEGTPLTICSTGIGCPSAAIAVEELARVGVETFVRVGTIGALQEHVEIGDMIVATGAAKEEGTSKRYESEVIPAVPDYDVLTALVDSAEANDEEVHVGPIVSDDAFYNESDDFVEAWNEAGLLAVEMEAATVFSLARRKGLRAGAICTVDGNLVKGTQKGADSEEELPEKAKDNVERAIALTLDAVTSLA, encoded by the coding sequence ATGGCCAAACAGCCCCACCTACTCGTCGAGGAGGGCGACGTCGAGGACGTCGCGCTCATCCCCGGCGACCCGGGCCGCGTCGACCGCATCGCGAAGCAGTGCGAGAACGTCGAGGAGGTCGCACAGAACCGCGAGTACAAGGTCGTCAACGCGACGTACGAGGGGACGCCCCTCACCATCTGTTCGACCGGTATCGGCTGTCCCTCGGCGGCCATCGCCGTCGAGGAACTCGCCCGCGTCGGCGTCGAGACGTTCGTCCGCGTCGGCACCATCGGCGCGCTACAGGAGCACGTCGAAATCGGCGACATGATCGTCGCGACGGGCGCTGCTAAGGAGGAGGGCACCTCCAAGCGCTACGAGTCGGAAGTCATCCCCGCGGTGCCGGACTACGACGTGCTGACCGCCCTCGTCGACTCGGCGGAGGCGAACGACGAGGAGGTCCACGTCGGCCCTATCGTCTCCGACGACGCCTTCTACAACGAGTCCGACGACTTCGTCGAGGCGTGGAACGAGGCGGGTCTCCTCGCCGTCGAGATGGAGGCGGCCACCGTGTTCTCGCTGGCCCGCCGCAAGGGCCTCCGCGCGGGCGCCATCTGCACCGTCGACGGCAACCTCGTGAAGGGCACCCAGAAGGGCGCCGACTCCGAGGAGGAACTGCCCGAGAAGGCGAAGGACAACGTCGAACGGGCCATCGCGCTCACGCTGGACGCGGTCACGTCCCTCGCGTAA
- a CDS encoding DUF63 family protein, protein MAILPEGFSVPPLPYLAVLLVAVAVVAAAANRRRPAVTPRRVLAFVPWMVLGSAAHVLYVVDALPPLLRPLGATAAVYLAVGALGVGTFVAADARAGDDAALVLAGLGSLLAAVAVAGALFVGAARGTLAPLVPAAGLVAAAVVAVATWGLLVRAHPAARVTGSVGFLAVFGHALDAVSTAVGVDLLGFGERTPLSRIIIEFAATLPTEPYLGTVWLFVVVKLVIASGVAALFADYVREDPAEGYALLGFVAAVGLGPGAHNLLLFTVLGGA, encoded by the coding sequence ATGGCGATACTCCCCGAAGGGTTCTCGGTGCCGCCGCTCCCGTACCTCGCCGTCCTCCTCGTCGCCGTCGCCGTCGTCGCCGCGGCGGCGAACCGCCGCCGCCCCGCGGTTACCCCCCGGCGCGTCCTCGCGTTCGTCCCGTGGATGGTGCTCGGGTCGGCCGCACACGTCCTCTACGTCGTCGATGCCCTCCCGCCTCTTCTCAGACCGCTCGGCGCCACGGCGGCCGTCTACCTCGCCGTCGGCGCCCTCGGCGTCGGGACGTTCGTCGCCGCGGACGCGCGGGCCGGGGACGACGCCGCCCTCGTCCTCGCGGGCCTCGGAAGCCTCCTCGCCGCCGTCGCCGTCGCCGGCGCTCTGTTCGTCGGCGCCGCCAGGGGGACGCTCGCGCCCCTCGTCCCGGCCGCGGGCCTCGTCGCCGCCGCCGTCGTCGCCGTCGCCACGTGGGGCCTCCTCGTCCGCGCCCACCCGGCGGCGCGCGTCACCGGTTCGGTGGGCTTTCTCGCCGTCTTCGGCCACGCCCTCGACGCCGTCTCAACCGCCGTCGGCGTCGACCTGCTCGGGTTCGGCGAGCGGACGCCGCTCTCGCGGATTATCATCGAGTTCGCCGCGACGCTCCCCACCGAACCCTACCTCGGGACGGTCTGGCTGTTCGTCGTCGTCAAACTCGTCATCGCCTCGGGCGTCGCCGCCCTATTTGCCGACTACGTGCGCGAGGACCCCGCGGAGGGGTACGCCCTCCTCGGCTTCGTCGCCGCCGTCGGCCTCGGCCCCGGCGCGCACAACCTGCTGCTCTTCACGGTGCTCGGCGGGGCGTGA